The following proteins are encoded in a genomic region of Montipora foliosa isolate CH-2021 chromosome 8, ASM3666993v2, whole genome shotgun sequence:
- the LOC138012729 gene encoding uncharacterized protein: MTADHKKAELVEEGEACGKLTDLVFRDPDNFKAGELHNNYMYWEEVFHRTSSPKHEEVLGWIRDKVSIAPYFRHFKGDFKGSSYDSGRPPAKTFKNNTSCKPFTQFVQKTLINRVKWGAITIVVKVGVAYPPHIVLPLTVEPTKPRLCHDARYLNLWMCDMPFYLDSVSDLPRYVQRDTYETVLDEKSGYDHILLTEESRTFFGIQWGGWCFTYNTLPFGWKLSPYVYHTTGLLRSINFFRSIGIPCSLCIEERHNGELQVPLDKGEYCTTDNGDARHRAAAESAVFLVAYHLVRLGYFLGLESLF, from the coding sequence ATGACGGCCGATCATAAGAAAGCTGAACTGGTTGAAGAAGGGGAAGCTTGTGGTAAACTAACAGATCTGGTTTTCCGCGACCCAGACAACTTCAAGGCAGGGGAGTTAcataataattacatgtattgggAGGAGGTTTTCCACCGAACCTCCTCCCCAAAGCACGAAGAGGTACTTGGATGGATACGAGACAAGGTCTCCATTGCACCATATTTTCGTCATTTTAAAGGAGACTTTAAAGGGAGCTCCTATGACTCAGGCAGACCACCCGCTAAAACGTTCAAAAACAATACGTCATGCAAGCCTTTCACTCAGTTTGTACAGAAAACCCTTATCAATCGCGTCAAATGGGGTGCAATCACCATAGTCGTGAAAGTGGGTGTGGCTTATCCGCCGCACATTGTTCTGCCCTTGACAGTCGAGCCCACAAAGCCAAGACTTTGTCACGATGCGCGTTACTTAAATCTATGGATGTGTGACATGCCGTTTTATCTAGACTCTGTTTCAGATCTTCCTCGATATGTGCAGAGAGACACATACGAGACCGTTCTAGATGAAAAGTCAGGTTACGACCACATCCTCCTTACTGAGGAGAGCCGCACCTTCTTTGGTATCCAGTGGGGAGGATGGTGCTTCACGTACAATACGCTCCCGTTCGGATGGAAGCTCTCACCTTACGTATACCACACCACAGGACTCCTACGTAGCATCAATTTTTTCCGGTCGATAGGCATACCCTGCTCACTATGCATCGAAGAGCGGCACAATGGAGAACTACAAGTCCCTCTTGATAAGGGTGAATACTGCACTACAGATAATGGTGATGCGCGTCACCGCGCAGCTGCGGAGTCAGCGGTATTCCTAGTGGCCTATCACCTCGTGAGACTCGGGTACTTCCTGGGATTGGAAAGTCTGTTCTAG
- the LOC137967803 gene encoding protein lifeguard 2-like: MNVFLIIYNCYLFQLVCASVMLFACQTKYDFTTCGGILFCAALAVFFPSIFTPLWLALNTTAGTIILGGVLALLFVAFLAYDVQLVMGGRKYELSPEEYIFASLILYMDIIRIFLLLLAIFGHGNN; encoded by the exons ATGAATGTTTTTCTAATAATTTATAACTGTTATTTATTTCAGCTTGTGTGTGCTTCTGTAATGCTTTTTGCCTGCCAGACCAAG TATGATTTCACCACATGTGGTGGTATCCTTTTCTGTGCAGCTTTGGCAGTTTTCTTTCCCAGCATCTTCACTCCACTCTGGCTTGCTCTTAATACTACG GCTGGGACGATTATACTTGGAGGTGTGTTGGCCCTGCTGTTTGTCGCG TTCCTTGCATATGATGTGCAATTGGTGATGGGAGGAAGGAAATATGAATTGAGTCCAGAAGAGTACATCTTTGCATCATTGATTCTTTACATGGACATCATCCGCATCTTCCTTCTGCTCCTGGCAATTTTTGGCCATGGCAACAACTGA